The genome window CACGTGGACACCTGCTGACAGGTACTTCTGCTTCGGTATCAGCAGATCCTTATCCTCCACTGGGGGTACATTGGAGAGACTCATATCGTCATATCCCATTTGATCACCTCTCCATAACTGGAGTGAAGGACAGCTCCAGCTCGGCAAGATCTATGTGGCTTATGAACATCCTCCTGCAGCAGTATCGGGTCACACCTAGGGAGTCCAGTACCTTACCTGGATCCTCCCCAGACATGACCCTCCGGGAGAACTCTTCCCACTTATCCCCTATAACGCTGCCGCAGGTGAAGCACCTCACCGGGAACATATCCTGACCTCGGCTGGTATGACCTACTGAGGTTATTAAATTATGCCGTTGGGGGAGTTCCTGAAGGGAATGTTCCTAAGGAGGTTGATGGGAAATGGCGTTCGAGCTTTGGATAGAGAAGTACAGGCCGAGGACCTTGGATGACATAGTGGATCAGGAGGATGTCATCCGGGCCCTTAAAGGTTTTGTGGA of Thermoproteota archaeon contains these proteins:
- a CDS encoding DNA-directed RNA polymerase subunit N, with the protein product MFPVRCFTCGSVIGDKWEEFSRRVMSGEDPGKVLDSLGVTRYCCRRMFISHIDLAELELSFTPVMER